One segment of Anopheles stephensi strain Indian chromosome 3, UCI_ANSTEP_V1.0, whole genome shotgun sequence DNA contains the following:
- the LOC118511551 gene encoding polynucleotide 5'-hydroxyl-kinase NOL9: protein MGKVKHPSKGAANGHTKSNHTGGGVQKRAKKLNPNASRSCDVAAKHTGSMKQPKRPEKASKESTSSGWSVESGECRPSNEGNSKSWTGPPLRSNASAKPQVVAFKRKALRVEDLYDSSDLESSDDNDWGTDEDLDEYDDFGDEMYDVDDFDDLPYAHVYSRKDFDDDDGDYGEYDDYDEFDDSDMNSSLESGSFSSEKSSSSESNYRKYINNGERYDSGDSSDEDYEVAEDDTNTVHIPYGAAVMHDLSDDNLAFDPQSKRGQIIELPNDANEREASVVQEATEVKQVEEKVIEQKEPDVAQDEEEEEEADNSSPPTVPINPTPTEYQFFNAVDLRMSLAVLKSPIYMYGHLSVQVLSGRVEMLGYQLDVAEKRTVYASGGYNAINLTPLPTPATFSKAALERIVGKLKPHFIESDIETLVKQFDPSNSVLVLLRADLFSATDTVPLVCKVLPYYNLFPTALTLDNGSPFRTTEMLLEIALFQPAAKNVPLFQANPAWDAVQLKPDSRLIVVGGKGSGKSTLCQYLINRHIKQFGRILLIDLDIGQPLLFLPETVSVSLVEAPILGVGYFADVKPIWCQLFGSFNVVSSPLVYVQNVRSLVRFCAEHPDLKGIPWIINTMGYVVGFGEELTNAIVRLVQPTDLVQLTIPKLSKKQLPMNKAQNYANQLKPDLVNAFKFNILHEEVQLQSNPVKYSFYEFEVAFETSSESFYPPRRRTIAIMAQLVKILGDTAESFADVKPHVARMDDLQILITRDEHRPSKEMLLATLNATMVYLCESLPNGQYNCFGVGIVRSVDEKENVYLLHALSPEQLAKAKVLALCNTSLPSQVYLQHSPNIEGTLPYLQNIAPTTSTTQSA, encoded by the exons ATGGGGAAAGTGAAGCATCCCAGCAAAGGTGCGGCGAATGGACACACAAAATCCAACCACACCG GCGGCGGTGTGCAAAAACGGGCCAAGAAACTTAACCCCAATGCGTCGCGTTCCTGTGACGTGGCAGCGAAACACACCGGAAGCATGAAACAACCGAAGCGACCGgaaaaagcaagcaaagaaAGCACTTCTTCTGGGTGGTCTGTTGAGAGCGGTGAATGTCGGCCCAGTAACGAGGGCAATTCGAAAAGCTGGACCGGGCCACCGCTTCGTTCGAATGCCAGCGCCAAGCCCCAAGTGGTGGCGTTTAAGCGTAAGGCACTTAGGGTTGAAGATTTGTACGACAGTAGCGACTTGGAAAGTAGCGACGATAACGACTGGGGCACCGACGAAGATCTGGATGAATATGATGATTTCGGCGATGAAATGTACGATGTGGATGATTTTGACGACCTGCCCTATGCCCACGTATATTCTCGTAAAgattttgatgatgatgatggcgactATGGCGAGTATGACGATTACGACGAGTTCGACGATTCCGATATGAACTCTTCGCTCGAGAGCGGTTCCTTCTCGTCGGAGAAATCCAGCTCATCGGAGAGCAACTACCGCAAGTACATAAACAATGGGGAACGGTACGATAGCGGCGATAGTTCGGACGAAGATTATGAAGTAGCCGAAGACGATACCAATACCGTTCATATTCCGTACGGTGCAGCCGTTATGCATGATTTGAGCGATGATAATCTCGCCTTCGATCCACAAAGCAAGCGTGGACAGATCATCGAGCTGCCGAACGACGCTAATGAACGCGAGGCTTCCGTTGTGCAGGAAGCTACCGAAGTGAAGCAAGTCGAAGAAAAAGTCATCGAGCAGAAGGAGCCCGATGTAGCGCAGGatgaagaggaggaggaagaggcaGATAACTCGAGCCCGCCGACCGTACCGATCAACCCAACACCGACAGAATATCAATTTTTCAATGCAGTCGACTTACGCATGTCGCTTGCCGTGCTGAAATCACCCATCTACATGTACGGCCACCTGTCCGTGCAGGTCCTGTCGGGAAGGGTGGAAATGTTGGGCTACCAGCTGGACGTGGCGGAGAAACGTACCGTGTACGCATCGGGTGGCTACAATGCGATCAACCTCACTCCCCTGCCAACTCCGGCCACCTTCAGCAAGGCAGCACTGGAGCGTATCGTTGGCAAACTGAAGCCACATTTTATCGAGTCCGACATTGAGACGCTCGTAAAGCAGTTCGATCCGTCCAACAGTGTGCTTGTGCTGTTGCGGGCGGATCTGTTCAGTGCGACCGATACCGTACCGTTGGTGTGTAAGGTGCTGCCGTACTACAATCTGTTCCCGACTGCGCTTACCCTCGACAATGGTTCACCCTTCCGTACGACGGAAATGCTGCTCGAGATAGCGCTGTTCCAGCCGGCAGCGAAAAATGTACCCCTGTTTCAAGCGAATCCGGCCTGGGATGCGGTACAGCTGAAGCCGGACAGCCGTCTGATTGTGGTCGGTGGCAAGGGTTCGGGAAAGTCTACCCTCTGCCAGTATTTGATCAACCGGCACATCAAACAGTTTGGGCGAATTCTGCTGATCGATCTCGACATTGGGCAGCCGTTGCTGTTTTTACCGGAAACGGTGAGCGTTAGCCTGGTGGAGGCACCGATCCTCGGTGTGGGCTACTTTGCGGATGTGAAACCTATCTGGTGTCAACTGTTCGGAAGCTTCAACGTGGTCTCCTCGCCGTTGGTTTACGTGCAGAACGTACGTTCCTTGGTGCGGTTCTGCGCGGAGCATCCGGACCTGAAGGGCATACCGTGGATCATCAACACAATGGGATACGTGGTAGGATTCGGCGAGGAGCTGACGAACGCGATCGTACGGCTCGTGCAGCCAACCGATCTGGTACAGCTAACAATACCGAAGCTGTCCAAAAAGCAGCTACCGATGAACAAAGCACAGAACTACGCCAATCAGCTCAAGCCGGACCTGGTGAATGCGTTCAAGTTTAACATCCTGCACGAGGAGGTTCAACTGCAGTCGAACCCGGTCAAATATAGTTTCTACGAGTTTGAGGTTGCGTTTGAGACGAGCAGCGAATCGTTCTACCCACCGAGACGACGCACCATAGCGATCATGGCGCAGCTGGTAAAGATTTTGGGCGATACGGCCGAATCGTTTGCCGATGTTAAGCCACACGT AGCTCGCATGGACGATCTCCAAATTTTAATCACGCGCGACGAACATCGCCCTTCCAAGGAGATGCTGCTGGCCACGCTGAACGCCACCATGGTATATCTGTGCGAAAGCCTTCCAAATGGACAGTACAATTGCTTCGGTGTTG GAATCGTGCGCAGTGTCGATGAGAAGGAGAACGTGTATCTGCTGCACGCGCTGTCACCGGAACAGTTGGCCAAAGCGAAGGTGCTGGCCCTGTGCAACACAAGCCTTCCGAGTCAAGTGTATTTGCAGCACAGTCCCAACATTGAGGGTACATTGCCGTACCTGCAAAACATCGCACCCACCACCTCCACAACCCAATCCGCTTAA